A genomic region of Chelmon rostratus isolate fCheRos1 chromosome 8, fCheRos1.pri, whole genome shotgun sequence contains the following coding sequences:
- the nrsn1 gene encoding neurensin-1 produces MTSCSEICGSEYAEQAQASGNCQQYGVRSYLHQFYEECTASIWERDEDFQIQRSPSRWSSLLWKVCLAFGTLILFAGLIVVLVGYATPARIEAFGEDDLLFVDSHAVSFNRALDVCKLTGAVLFCVGGTSMAVGLLLSAFAKSYSKEELYLQQKFKERLADLTAFTTGTPIMRAPAPGEGKVPATLSKVQNIQPTSTKSET; encoded by the exons ATGACTTCTTGCTCAGAGATCTGTGGGTCGGAGTATGCTGAGCAAGCTCAAGCCAGCGGGAACTGCCAGCAGTATGGAGTCCGCTCCTACCTACACCAG TTTTATGAGGAGTGCACAGCTTCTATCTGGGAACGCGATGAAGATTTTCAGATTCAGAGATCACCGAGCAGGTGGAGCTCTTTACTCTGGAAG GTCTGTCTCGCATTCGGCACCCTGATTTTGTTTGCGGGCCTCATTGTTGTTTTGGTGGGTTATGCCACTCCAGCCAGGATCGAAGCATTTGGGGAGGATGATCTCCTTTTTGTTGACAG cCACGCGGTCAGTTTTAACCGTGCTCTAGATGTCTGTAAGCTGACCGGCGCTGTGCTGTTCTGTGTGGGGGGCACCTCCATGGCTGTGGGtctcctgctgtctgccttTGCCAAAAGCTACTCCAAAGAAGAACTGTATCTGCAGCAGAAGTTTAAGGAGAGGCTGGCCGATCT GACTGCTTTCACCACAGGTACCCCCATAATGAGAGCACCGGCCCCCGGAGAGGGAAAGGTACCGGCCACACTTTCCAAAGTCCAGAACATCCAGCCAACGTCCACAAAGTCAGAGACCTGA